The following DNA comes from Pirellulales bacterium.
TGGCGACCAGCTCGATAACTAAATTTGGATCGGCCAACACAAACTGGGCGTGCGATTGTTCCGGCGTTAGTGGCCCTGCGGCCCAGAGCGGCGAACACGTTGTCAAAAATAGGCCCAGGCAGATGCAGAATTGCTTCCAGTTCAATCTGGTCGCGGTATTTCGATTATTGGCTAGCATCATGTCACCATCGACAAAGAAATATTTTTCAGTGATTGGATAGCCGTTTACGACACAGCAACCGTGGGCTAGCGCCGGTCGGCTGATTTCGTCACAGGTAATTCCAGCTTGATTTCCCGCCCCTCACGCAGAATCGTGACCGGCACGTTCGTCCCGGGACGCAGGTCGCCCAGGGCATGGACCAGCAAGTCAGTCTCGCGCGGCAGATCGGTGCGACCGGCAAAGGAAATGATCATGTCCCCCTTTTTAAATCCAGCTTGCTTGGCCACATCGTGCGGCTCGTATTCCCCGACATGCTTGACCAGCAGGGCCATCCGTTCATCTGGTAAATCCGCTGGTCGGTCGGTCGCCGCTTCCAGCAACATCCCCCCCGTGGCGACCCTGCGCAGTTCCCACGTGCTGACCCGCCACGAGCGGTCGTCCCCCCTGCGCCAGCCCGGAGGCAGCAACATTTCCTGGGTAATTGTATCTTGCCCACGTTTGTATTCGATGACCAGGGTTCCACCTTTTGCGGGTATTTGCTGCAGCACCCATTGCACATCGGCGATCGAGAGGATGGGTTGTCCGTTCACGCTATTGATACGATCTCCCGCTTGAAAATGTCCCTCGCCGAGCGGTTTGTCTTTTAGCACCTGTTTGACTGTAGCGCGTTCTTGGGGATCCAAGACCAATCCCAGCGACGTGGGGTGGGGATATGGAAAGAGCACTTCATCCGGAATAGGTTTCCCTTGCCGCAAATATCTCGCTTGCAGTGCATCGCCAATTTGATGACAGTGGATACAGGTCTGCACGACATTGCCTGCGTAGTCTGGTCGGCTGGTGTATTTCTCTAACCCGGGGATTTTCTCGGGCGTGGCAAAGTCCGGGGCTGAACCCCGTTTGCCAGCCAGTGCTTTACGATTGGCGGGATAATCCTGGTGCAGTTCCAGGGCACCGCTTAGGGCTTTGGCCAAACCTGCTATCGAGACATCGCCAATCCACTCGGTCCGGTGCGAGCGCGTGCCAAAGCGGCCATAGATCGTCCCGTCGGCATTGAGTAAAAAAACGGCAAACGATTGATCATAATCGTACTGAAAGAGACTTAAATCCAAGCCATTGGTAAAGACCACGCGGGCGCGCACAAATTGCTCAAGCAGTGGTCGCAACTGGGGATCGGTATCGACCAAGTGATCATCCAGTTTGACGCATTCCTCGCAGGGAATGCAGCGCAGGACGACAACTAACGGCTTATTCTCGGCTTTGGCTTGGGCAAAGGCCCGGGGGAGATCGTTATAAATCCAAAAGCCGTCCGCTTCGACATTTTCCTTGTCCGCCAAAACCTTTTGCTGTCGGGTCTGGGCGACGGCGGGTAAGGCAAAAAGCAACAGCAAACCCCAGCACAAGATCGTACCTAGCGCGCGGGACATGGGACGGTGCATGATTTTTGTCCTCTAAAACCAAGTTATCAACCTTTGATGAGAGTTTTTCATTCCAGTTAAACAGCGGCAAATTCCAAGGCTTGGCGAATATCCTCGGCTTCCAGTTCGGGGTATTCCGCATGCAATTCCGCACGATCGACATACAGGGCTAACACTTCTAGCACCCTCCGGACCGTAAGTCGCATGCCATGGATGCAGGGTTGGCCATTCATAACAGCCGGATCCGACGTAATTCGATCAAATTGATTCATGCTTCGTGCGCAACTCAATGTCTAGCGCGGATGCGGCTAGGGGTTAAATGTTTAGTAAAAAACAATTGAATCGGGCCTTTGGCCCTACCAATATCAGTTATAAACTGTTACCTAGGGCGACGCTGCGCTTGCCCTAGGCTGGGATAGGTTGGGCCTTTGGCCCACAAGGAAAAATTTGCAACTCATGTAATAATGCCTGACCTCATTATCAAAAATTCATTTGCACCGCCACCGAACTTCCACTATAACGCGTCCCAAGGGACGCCTGCCACTATTTTTTTGGCCGTTGCCATTTTTTGCCAAGCGTGCGTTCATAGCCAGGCGTACCTGTTTTAGCTCGCGATCCTGTTCATGTTTCAGGCTGATAATTAACAACGATTTTTTTGTGGACTGTTAGGATGAAGCGGGCCTTTGGCCCTGCCACTTTTACTTCACTTTACCTAGGGCGACGCTGCGCTTGCCCTAGGCTGGGATAGGTTGGGCCTTCGGCCCACAAGCTACGCCCAGTATCACACTTCTTTCGATTTAAACCATGCTGCGTTACTTGATTCTTTGCGCCACCCTGGGACAGAGTTTGCTCTGTTTACACGCCCAAGATTCCCTACCGGTTGGACCGACCGGCGGCGGGCATCTGGTTCCCACGGGTCAACTCATTCGTCCCGCGGGGAAAACCGTGGCTTATCCCGGGCGGCCGGTCGATTTGGCCCTGGCGCCGGACGGTAGCTTTCTGGTTGCCAAGGACCATCGGGGCCTGGTGTTTGTCGATCCGGCCCCCTGGGAAATCCAGCGCGAATTGCCTTTTCCCGGCGGTGGCGGGGCCTCCCTGCATGGTTTGGCCATCAGCCCCGATAATAAAACCGTCTACGCGACCAACTCTGGCAATAAAGTGCAGATCGCCCGCCAGGATGACGCTGGCAAATGGGCCTATGACCCCGGGATTACCCTTCCCGCGGCCAAGGTCGGCGGCCCCCCCTATCCCACGGGAATAACTCTCTTTGCCGATGGCGCCCGCGCGCTGGTCTGTCTCTCGCGCAGCAATAGTGTCGGCGTCCTGGATCTGACCGCGGGGAAATTGATCTCCGAAATTCCCGTGGGTGTTGCCCCGTACGCGGTGGTGATCACTCCCGACCAAAAAACAGCTTATGTCAGCAATTGGGGGGGACGAATGGCCAAGGCGGGGGACCTGACCGCGCTCTCCGCGGGGACGCCCACGGTGATTGATGAGCGGGGCATTGCCAAGACGGGGACCGTGGGGAAGCTGGACTTGGGCAAGAATGAAATGGTGGCGGAATACGCCGTCGGGCTGCATCCCGCGGGATTGGCACTTTCCGCCGATGGGGGGACGCTTTATGTGGCGAATGCCAATTCCGACACGGTCTCAATGATTCCGACAGCCGCGCCGGAAAAAATTCAAACGGTGATCGTCCGTCCCGATCCAAATTTACCATTTGGCAGCTTGACCAATGCGCTCTGTTTATCGCCGGATGGCAAGACCTTGTTTGCGGCCAACGGCGGCAATAACGCGGTGGCGGTGCTGGATTTGACAAAAGACCAAGAGCCTAAAATTACCGGCTTTATCCCCACGGGTTGGTTTCCGGGAGGAGTGATCACTAACGGGCGGGAACTTTTTATTGCCAATGTCAAAGGAGAAGGGAGCCGCACCGCGCAACCCAACCGAACAGGTTTCAACTCGCACCAGCACCGGGGTTCGCTCACCCAGGTCACGATCCCCACGGCGGAAGAATTGGCCGCTTATACTAAGCAAGTTTTAGCCGACAGCCGCGTGCCGCAGGTTTTGGCCCAGGCGGAAAAGGCCCAGGCCGATGTCCCGCCGGTCCCCCTTCCCGCCCGTGCGGGGGAACCAAGCCACTTTGAGCATGTGGTTTATATCATCAAGGAAAATCGGACTTACGATCAGGTCTTTGGCAAGCTGAAACAAGGCAACGGCATGCCCGAGCTTTGCATTTATGGCCCGGATGTCACGCCCAATCATCATGCGTTGGCCGAGGAGTTTGTGCTGCTTGACAATTTTTACTGCAATGGCGTCCTCTCGGCGGATGGGCACAGTTGGGCGACAGAGGGGATCGTCACGGATCACCTGGAAAAGGCGTTTGGAGGGTTCAATCGCAGTTACACGTTTGGGGATGACCCGCTGACGTATTCCAGCGCGGGTTTTTTGTGGGATAACGCGCTCTTGCATGGCAAGACGTTTCGCAATTATGGCGAACTGGTTTATACCGAGGCGCAACCGGGGGGCTTTAAGCAAATTTGGGAGGATTTTGACAGCGGGGCCAACACGCTGAAGATCACTAATAAATGCGGGATCGAAAATCTAGTGAAATACACCGCGCCGGATTATCCCGGTTGGAACATGAACATTCCCGATGTGCTGCGGGCAGAGCGGTTTTTGACCGAGTTTCGCGCGGCGGAAAAATCGGGCGAGTGGCACAACCTGGTAATCATGCACTTGCCACAGGACCATGCGTCGGGATTAACGCCCGGCATGCCGACCCCGCAAGCGCATGTGGCGGATAACGACTTGGCCTTGGGCCGCATTGTGGAAGCGATCAGCAATAGCAAGTTCTGGCCCAAGACTTG
Coding sequences within:
- a CDS encoding bifunctional YncE family protein/alkaline phosphatase family protein, yielding MLRYLILCATLGQSLLCLHAQDSLPVGPTGGGHLVPTGQLIRPAGKTVAYPGRPVDLALAPDGSFLVAKDHRGLVFVDPAPWEIQRELPFPGGGGASLHGLAISPDNKTVYATNSGNKVQIARQDDAGKWAYDPGITLPAAKVGGPPYPTGITLFADGARALVCLSRSNSVGVLDLTAGKLISEIPVGVAPYAVVITPDQKTAYVSNWGGRMAKAGDLTALSAGTPTVIDERGIAKTGTVGKLDLGKNEMVAEYAVGLHPAGLALSADGGTLYVANANSDTVSMIPTAAPEKIQTVIVRPDPNLPFGSLTNALCLSPDGKTLFAANGGNNAVAVLDLTKDQEPKITGFIPTGWFPGGVITNGRELFIANVKGEGSRTAQPNRTGFNSHQHRGSLTQVTIPTAEELAAYTKQVLADSRVPQVLAQAEKAQADVPPVPLPARAGEPSHFEHVVYIIKENRTYDQVFGKLKQGNGMPELCIYGPDVTPNHHALAEEFVLLDNFYCNGVLSADGHSWATEGIVTDHLEKAFGGFNRSYTFGDDPLTYSSAGFLWDNALLHGKTFRNYGELVYTEAQPGGFKQIWEDFDSGANTLKITNKCGIENLVKYTAPDYPGWNMNIPDVLRAERFLTEFRAAEKSGEWHNLVIMHLPQDHASGLTPGMPTPQAHVADNDLALGRIVEAISNSKFWPKTCIFVIEDDPQDGWDHVDGHRSICLVISPYTKRKAVVSNFYNQSSVVHTIERILGLPHLNQLDGLAPLMRECFTEQADVTPFTARPAQIKLNQLTLQKNQLPAKLRELAELSERQDLTLPDRIDDDAMNRILWHAVKGEDIPYPAAWAGAHGRGLAGLKLQLSPTAGEEDDD
- a CDS encoding DUF433 domain-containing protein, which codes for MNQFDRITSDPAVMNGQPCIHGMRLTVRRVLEVLALYVDRAELHAEYPELEAEDIRQALEFAAV
- a CDS encoding Trx7/PDZ domain-containing (seleno)protein, translated to MHRPMSRALGTILCWGLLLLFALPAVAQTRQQKVLADKENVEADGFWIYNDLPRAFAQAKAENKPLVVVLRCIPCEECVKLDDHLVDTDPQLRPLLEQFVRARVVFTNGLDLSLFQYDYDQSFAVFLLNADGTIYGRFGTRSHRTEWIGDVSIAGLAKALSGALELHQDYPANRKALAGKRGSAPDFATPEKIPGLEKYTSRPDYAGNVVQTCIHCHQIGDALQARYLRQGKPIPDEVLFPYPHPTSLGLVLDPQERATVKQVLKDKPLGEGHFQAGDRINSVNGQPILSIADVQWVLQQIPAKGGTLVIEYKRGQDTITQEMLLPPGWRRGDDRSWRVSTWELRRVATGGMLLEAATDRPADLPDERMALLVKHVGEYEPHDVAKQAGFKKGDMIISFAGRTDLPRETDLLVHALGDLRPGTNVPVTILREGREIKLELPVTKSADRR